One part of the Pecten maximus chromosome 9, xPecMax1.1, whole genome shotgun sequence genome encodes these proteins:
- the LOC117334200 gene encoding peptidyl-prolyl cis-trans isomerase B-like, which produces MANHGKDTNGSQFFILLTKARWLDEKHVVFGKVINGMDVVRQIGEVPASNVNALPKRKVDIVDSGVVGIQKKYELTEEQMASDDDI; this is translated from the exons ATGGCAAACCATGGCAAAGACACAAATGGATCCCAGTTTTTCATCCTGTTAACTAAGGCCAGGTGGCTGGACGAAAAGCATGTGGTTTTCGGCAAAGTCATCAACGGAATG GATGTTGTCCGACAAATTGGAGAAGTTCCCGCAAGCAATGTTAACGCTTTGCCCAAAAGGAAAGTCGACATAGTAGACAGTGGGGTAGTTGGGATCCAGAAGAAATATGAATTAACTGAAGAACAAATGGCGTCCGATGACGATAtctaa